A region of Nostoc sp. 'Peltigera membranacea cyanobiont' N6 DNA encodes the following proteins:
- the rplK gene encoding 50S ribosomal protein L11, whose protein sequence is MAKKVVAVIKLALNAGKANPAPPVGPALGQHGVNIMMFCKEYNAKTADQAGMVIPVEISVFEDRSFTFVLKTPPASVLIRKAAKVEKGSNEPNKKKVGSISKAQLQEIAQTKLPDLNANDIDAAMKIVAGTAKNMGITVTD, encoded by the coding sequence ATGGCGAAGAAAGTAGTGGCGGTCATTAAACTGGCCCTGAATGCTGGAAAAGCCAACCCAGCACCACCAGTCGGGCCCGCCTTGGGTCAACATGGTGTTAACATCATGATGTTTTGCAAAGAGTACAACGCCAAAACAGCAGACCAAGCTGGAATGGTGATACCTGTAGAAATTTCGGTTTTTGAAGACCGGAGTTTTACCTTTGTACTCAAAACGCCACCAGCATCAGTGCTGATTCGGAAGGCAGCGAAGGTTGAAAAAGGCTCCAATGAACCCAACAAAAAGAAGGTTGGGTCAATTAGCAAAGCACAATTGCAAGAAATAGCCCAAACCAAACTCCCCGACCTCAACGCCAACGACATCGACGCGGCAATGAAGATTGTGGCAGGAACGGCTAAGAATATGGGTATAACAGTCACGGATTAG
- the nusG gene encoding transcription termination/antitermination protein NusG, which produces MTFATDEPRNSTLQSEETGETAEAASKEARWYAVQVASGCEKRVKTNLEQRIQTFDVADKIIQVEIPQTPAVKIRKDGSRQHTEEKVFPGYVLVRMMMDDDTWQVVRNTSHVINFVGSEQKRGSSKGRGHVHPIPLSASEVERIFKQTSEQEAVVKIDMATGDKIMVLSGPFKDFEGEVIEVSPERSKLKALLSIFGRDTPVELEFNQVEKQS; this is translated from the coding sequence ATGACTTTTGCAACAGACGAACCTCGCAACTCCACGTTGCAGTCGGAGGAAACAGGAGAAACAGCAGAAGCAGCGTCAAAAGAAGCACGCTGGTATGCTGTGCAAGTAGCTTCAGGCTGTGAAAAGCGTGTAAAGACTAACTTGGAGCAACGCATTCAAACTTTTGATGTAGCTGACAAAATTATCCAAGTAGAAATTCCGCAAACGCCGGCGGTGAAAATCCGCAAAGATGGCAGTCGCCAGCATACAGAAGAAAAAGTTTTTCCTGGCTATGTGCTGGTGCGGATGATGATGGATGATGATACTTGGCAGGTGGTACGAAACACCTCTCATGTAATTAACTTTGTCGGCTCAGAGCAAAAACGTGGTAGCAGCAAGGGTCGCGGTCATGTCCACCCCATACCACTGAGTGCTTCAGAAGTTGAACGCATATTCAAACAAACCAGCGAACAGGAAGCTGTTGTCAAAATTGACATGGCGACTGGTGATAAGATAATGGTGCTTTCTGGGCCATTTAAAGACTTTGAAGGCGAGGTAATTGAAGTGTCTCCAGAACGGAGTAAACTTAAAGCCTTGCTCTCAATTTTCGGCAGGGATACACCAGTAGAACTGGAATTTAATCAGGTAGAGAAACAGAGTTAA